The Chthonomonadales bacterium genome contains the following window.
CTCATCGTGCGCGGTCTGATGCGGCGGCTGGATCTGCCGCGCCTGGCCGTGAGCTGCCGCGGGCTGCGGTGGGGCGTTCTGTATGACCGCTGGGGAGCCTAGCGCGCCGGCCGCGCGCCGGCGCCCACGAGGACGGAATGGATACTAGCCAGCGGCTCGAGGCGATCCTCGCCCTCGCCCGCGAGTACGAGTACGATCCGCTGCACGCTCACCAGGTGGAGTGCCTGGCCGGCACGCTCTTCATGGAGATGGCTGAGTTCCACAAGCTCGATCGGGACGACCGCAAGCTGCTTGAGTACGCCGCGATCCTCCATGACATTGGCTACAAGGTCGGGGGCGCCGGGCACCACCGTCACGCGCTTATGATGATCCTCACGGAGCCGCTCCCGGCCTTCTCCCGCACCGAGGTGAAGGTGATCGCCAACATCGCCCGTTACCATCGCAAGGCGCTGCCCTCCCCCGAGCACACGATGTTCGGCGTGCTCGACGATGGCGACCGGCAGCGTGTCGCCGTGCTCGCGGCCCTGCTGCGCGTGGCCGACGCGCTGGACCGCTCGCATAAGGGCCTGGTGCGCGAGCTGACCTGCCAGGTCACCGAGAGCGAGGTCATCCTGAACGCCGTCTCCGAGACCGAGCTTCCTCTGGAGGCCGCCGCGCTCGACCGTCGCGGCGACCTGTTCCGGGCCGTCTTTCGCAAGACCCCCCGTCTCGCCGTCGAGTTGCCGAAGCTGGCCACGCCCCAGGCCGTCTTCGAGACCGTCTAGCGCGCCGCCGGAGGCCTGACCGGTGCGCCGTGTCCGCCAGGGAGCCCCATGTCGCCTGAAGCCGCCGGCGTCGACGCGCTCCAGTCACCGCCCCGCCGCTCGTGCGGGCGGTGCGGTTGCTGCCTCTCCTGCCTCGTTGCCCTGGTGCTGCTGCTGGTAAGCGCGGGCTTGCTGGTCGCGCCGGCGCCTCGTCCCGACATCCCGATCGGCGCCCGTGGCGCGGTGGCCGCGGACCGGTTTCGCACCGCCGAGCAGCGGATCGCCGGGCTCGAGCGCGACGCCGCCGAGCACCGCGCGCATCCCTTCCAGGTGACGGTGACCGAGCAGGAGATCAACGCCTTCCTCGCCTCGGATCCCCGGGCGCTCCAGCGGATGCGCTCGCGGCGCATCGACGAGGCCTGGGTCCGCCTGCACGACGGCCGCATTGACGCGACGGCCGTGCGCCGCGCGCGCGGGCTTCCGGTCACCGTGACGGCAACGCTCGTGCCGGTGCTCGTCGCGCATCGCGACCTGTCCGTGAGCGTGCGGAACGTGACGGTGGGACGGCTGGGCGTGCCGAGGAGCGCCGCGCGGAGGATCGCCTCGCTGGTGACGGGGCTACTCGAGAGCAAGGTCTACCACTCGCCGGTCTACATCGCCGCCGTGGCGGTGGGCGAGGGGGCGATCACGGTCACGGGCCAGACGACCGCCGAGGGCTCGGCGCCAGGTCTGCCGTCGGGCGTGCCGGCCACCATCGGGCCAACGCCGGGAGCCGGCGACGACTGACCGCTACCGGGGTCGCAGTTGCAGCAGGCGGAAGTTGCGGGCGCGCAGCTTCAGGCGATCGCGGGAAGTGTTGGCGCCCAATCGCAGGCCCGTCACGCGGTCGAGGTCGAGTCTGCCGTTCGGGTCGGTCGGGGAGAACGGGCCGTACGCCAGGTCCGCCAGGGGGATCACAACGCGGCGCCAATCCTTCGAGGCGGCGAACCCCACCTCCGTGAAGTAGGTCGCCCCGCCCTCCTCCACCACCATCAGGCGCACCGTCGTCTCGGGGTCGTCGGCGTCCGCAGCCACCTCCACGGTGATCGCCTCGAACGCGCTCCAGTCGCGTGGCGAGGGCCACTCGACGCTCGGGTAGGTCCACCGATCGGCACCGTCCCGCCACTCGGCCGCGAAGCGAAGCTCGCCGTCCTCCGCCTCGTGCGATGCCGTTCCCCCTTCCGACACGTTGTCGCGCCATGCAGCGGCGGCGGCAACCGGCAGGGGCTCAACCCGCGACGGCGCGAGCGTGGCGGGGTCCAACGCGAAGTCGAGCATGGCCGGGGACGAGCGCCGTCCTTCGTACTCCACGACGGCCTCCAGCGCACGCGGGTCCAGGGCGGCCGACCGGGGCGCCATGAGCGTGCAGTCGAGCACCGCGCGGCCCATCGCGGGCAGCGTGTGCTCGGGTGCTGGCGTCGAGACCGTCCACCCGTCCGGCGGCGTCAGCCGCAGGCGGCAGGCCACCGGCGCGCCGGAGAAGCTGTAGATCTGCACCTCAAGCGGCACGGGCAACCCCGCCGGCACCTGGTAGGCATCGCGGCCCTTCAGAACCACGGCGGCGCGCGGGCGTACGCGCACCACCACGGATGGCGGCGGCAAGGCGGGGCGCGCGGGGGCCTCCACTCGGCGCACCGCGTCGTCGATGACGCGCGTGATGGCGCCGCGCCGAGCGACCAGGTAGATGGGCGCTGGGCCGAGGTCGACACGCCCCGTGCCGGCCTCGGGCGGCGGCAGCGGTGTGCCGACGCAGTTGTAGGCCCGCACCGGCCCGTCGCCGAGCGGCAGCGTCACCGTTTGCTGGCCACCGTCGGACCAGGCAACGACAACGTCACGGTCGCCCGAGTCGACCAGCCGCGCCGACACGCCGCTCGCGCCGGCCACGGGCACACTTCCGCGGTAGCGCGCCTCGCCGAGCAGGCGGATCGCGCTGGCGAGCGCCGCATAGCCCGGGTAGGGGCGCATCTGCCCGTCCAGCAGCCCGAACTCCACGCCGTTCTCCAGGTAATGGGGGAAAACGAAGAAGAAGTGGCGGTCGGTGCCGGCGACGAGCGAGGCGACCAGCGACTTCGGGATGAACTCGGCCTGCCGGCGCTGGTCCGCGGGGCTCAGGCCGCCCCCGACCGCGCGCAGAGCGATGCCGGCCTCGGTCAGCCAGACGGGCAGGGCCGGAACGGCATGGTGATCCAGGACGGCGAAGTGGCCGGCGGCCCGTGCGGCGTACGCCGCCGGGTCGGCGTAGATGTGGTAGTTGAAGATGTCGAAGTAGCCCTGTGTCCCGTTCCGGTACAGGTTCTCGTGGAAGCGGGGTGAGGCCAGCGCGAGCGAGACCTGGGTGACGCGCGCGCGCGAATGGCCGGCCTTGAAGCCAAGGTACGCTGCCTTCAGGAACGCGGCGTACTCGCTCGCCGGGTCGACCGAGAAGCCCGGAATGTCGGCTTCGTTCCAGACCTCCCAGGCTTCCACCATGCCGGCGTAGTGCCTGGAGGCGGCCTCGCAGAAGCGGTACACGTCCAGCAGGTCGTCCGGA
Protein-coding sequences here:
- a CDS encoding HD domain-containing protein; protein product: MDTSQRLEAILALAREYEYDPLHAHQVECLAGTLFMEMAEFHKLDRDDRKLLEYAAILHDIGYKVGGAGHHRHALMMILTEPLPAFSRTEVKVIANIARYHRKALPSPEHTMFGVLDDGDRQRVAVLAALLRVADALDRSHKGLVRELTCQVTESEVILNAVSETELPLEAAALDRRGDLFRAVFRKTPRLAVELPKLATPQAVFETV